The sequence TGCGCCACATTGCCGAACGCAATGCGCGAGCGCTCTCGGGTGGGCAGCAGCAGCGCGTGGCGCTGGCCCGCGCCTGGGCCTTGCGCCCCGACGTGTGGTTGCTCGACGAGCCCACCGCCAGCCTGGACCCGCACGCCAAGCGCGAGGTGGAGGCACAGATCGCCGAGTTCACCCTGGGGCATCCACACCCATCGGGCGAGCGCCCGCCCACGCTGGTCTTCAGCAGCCACAACCTGGGCCAGGTCAAGCGCCTGGCCAGCCGCGTGATCTACCTGGAGCAAGGGCGGCTGCTGGCCGACCTGCCCGTGGCCGATTTTTTCAACCACGACCTGCTGCGGGCCTTGTGTCCGCAGGCCCATCTGTTTGTGCAAGGAGAAAGTTTGTGAATGCCTTCCGCCGTTTGGCCCTTGTCGCTGCCCTCGGCACCTCTTTGTTGGCCAGC is a genomic window of Hydrogenophaga sp. RAC07 containing:
- a CDS encoding ATP-binding cassette domain-containing protein is translated as MTGLPVNAVVPAVCFDLRNVQVHLGSAGRLHALTDIYLRIQAGERVALVGANGSGKSTLLRTLHGLQRTSGGELHAASEQRVAMLFQRPHMLRISVRKNIQLGLWLKGVAWGETRALALAALDRVELRHIAERNARALSGGQQQRVALARAWALRPDVWLLDEPTASLDPHAKREVEAQIAEFTLGHPHPSGERPPTLVFSSHNLGQVKRLASRVIYLEQGRLLADLPVADFFNHDLLRALCPQAHLFVQGESL